The Gadus macrocephalus chromosome 21, ASM3116895v1 genome has a segment encoding these proteins:
- the LOC132449501 gene encoding uncharacterized protein LOC132449501 isoform X5, whose product MVPSPSCRDTSINDECYKPTSSDHGRTELVAGDCISLSCGALSDCSNITWLFGYNSTMTVELVDKGKVRSEYKKERVCVTKECSLEVKKMRKEDEGPYTCRSILSSGGHVDHIRYDLKLITSTRRPTTTKVKVANTACTSTSKPTTTPVKASSSPAARPSTSTPTTHTLNAPTAGVLLRVLVLLGFSVLTLVVLLRLIGWWRTRGNRAATEECIGLNSASDALPARERLGPGASDQQQHSVDMDLDWAPRGPSVVQRGGQRAVGSAQDQEDPGELSDAATYENLRAPPRCAGDTADTGVHFVTVHQLSK is encoded by the exons ATGGTTCCTTCTCCGTCATGCAGAG ATACTTCAATCAATGACGAATGTTACAAACCGACCTCCTCTGATCATGGAAGAACAGAGTTAGTAGCTGGAGAttgtatttctctatcatgCGGGGCTCTGAGTGACTGTTCCAATATTACCTGGTTGTTCGGTTACAACTCTACAATGACTGTAGAATTGGTTGACAAAGGGAAGGTTAGGTCTGAATACAAGAAAGAAAGAGTATGTGTCACAAAGGAGTGTTCTCTGGAGGTAAAGAAGATGCGAAAGGAAGATGAAGGTCCTTACACCTGCAGATCCATCCTATCATCAGGAGGACACGTTGATCATATACGATATGATCTAAAACTAATCA CAAGCACACGCAGACCAACCACAACCAAAGTGAAAG TAGCAAACACAGCTTGCACAAGCACATCCAAACCAACGACTACACCAGTGAAAG ccagcagcagcccagCAGCAAGGCCCTCAACATcaacaccaaccacacacacactgaacg CTCCTACAGCGGGGGTCCTGCTGCGGGTCCTGGTGCTGCTGGGCTTCTCTGTCCTGACCCTGGTGGTTCTGCTCCGCCTCATTGGCTGGTGGAGAaccagag GTAACAGGGCAGCAACAGAAGAGTGCATT GGTCTGAACTCTGCCAGCGACGCCCTGCCAGCCAGAGAACGCCTCGGCCCAGGGGCCAGTGACCAG CAGCAGCACAGTGTGGATATGGACCTGGACTGGGCTCCCAGGGGCCCCTCTGTGGTCCAGCGTGGTGGGCAGAGGGCAGTAGGCTCAGCACAG GACCAAGAGGATCCTGGTGAACTTAGCGATGCGGCTACCTATGAAAACCTGAGGGCCCCTCCCAGATGTGCTGGGGACACTGCAGACACGGGCGTCCATTTTGTCACCGTCCACCAACTGTCAAAATGA
- the LOC132449501 gene encoding uncharacterized protein LOC132449501 isoform X2 codes for MVPSPSCRDTSINDECYKPTSSDHGRTELVAGDCISLSCGALSDCSNITWLFGYNSTMTVELVDKGKVRSEYKKERVCVTKECSLEVKKMRKEDEGPYTCRSILSSGGHVDHIRYDLKLITSTRRPTTTKVKVFLTHGVANTACTSTSKPTTTPVKASSSPAARPSTSTPTTHTLNAPTAGVLLRVLVLLGFSVLTLVVLLRLIGWWRTRGNRAATEECIGLNSASDALPARERLGPGASDQQQHSVDMDLDWAPRGPSVVQRGGQRAVGSAQDQEDPGELSDAATYENLRAPPRCAGDTADTGVHFVTVHQLSK; via the exons ATGGTTCCTTCTCCGTCATGCAGAG ATACTTCAATCAATGACGAATGTTACAAACCGACCTCCTCTGATCATGGAAGAACAGAGTTAGTAGCTGGAGAttgtatttctctatcatgCGGGGCTCTGAGTGACTGTTCCAATATTACCTGGTTGTTCGGTTACAACTCTACAATGACTGTAGAATTGGTTGACAAAGGGAAGGTTAGGTCTGAATACAAGAAAGAAAGAGTATGTGTCACAAAGGAGTGTTCTCTGGAGGTAAAGAAGATGCGAAAGGAAGATGAAGGTCCTTACACCTGCAGATCCATCCTATCATCAGGAGGACACGTTGATCATATACGATATGATCTAAAACTAATCA CAAGCACACGCAGACCAACCACAACCAAAGTGAAAG TGTTTTTGACACATGGCGTAGCAAACACAGCTTGCACAAGCACATCCAAACCAACGACTACACCAGTGAAAG ccagcagcagcccagCAGCAAGGCCCTCAACATcaacaccaaccacacacacactgaacg CTCCTACAGCGGGGGTCCTGCTGCGGGTCCTGGTGCTGCTGGGCTTCTCTGTCCTGACCCTGGTGGTTCTGCTCCGCCTCATTGGCTGGTGGAGAaccagag GTAACAGGGCAGCAACAGAAGAGTGCATT GGTCTGAACTCTGCCAGCGACGCCCTGCCAGCCAGAGAACGCCTCGGCCCAGGGGCCAGTGACCAG CAGCAGCACAGTGTGGATATGGACCTGGACTGGGCTCCCAGGGGCCCCTCTGTGGTCCAGCGTGGTGGGCAGAGGGCAGTAGGCTCAGCACAG GACCAAGAGGATCCTGGTGAACTTAGCGATGCGGCTACCTATGAAAACCTGAGGGCCCCTCCCAGATGTGCTGGGGACACTGCAGACACGGGCGTCCATTTTGTCACCGTCCACCAACTGTCAAAATGA
- the LOC132449501 gene encoding uncharacterized protein LOC132449501 isoform X6 encodes MVPSPSCRDTSINDECYKPTSSDHGRTELVAGDCISLSCGALSDCSNITWLFGYNSTMTVELVDKGKVRSEYKKERVCVTKECSLEVKKMRKEDEGPYTCRSILSSGGHVDHIRYDLKLITSTRRPTTTKVKANTACTSTSKPTTTPVKASSSPAARPSTSTPTTHTLNAPTAGVLLRVLVLLGFSVLTLVVLLRLIGWWRTRGNRAATEECIGLNSASDALPARERLGPGASDQQQHSVDMDLDWAPRGPSVVQRGGQRAVGSAQDQEDPGELSDAATYENLRAPPRCAGDTADTGVHFVTVHQLSK; translated from the exons ATGGTTCCTTCTCCGTCATGCAGAG ATACTTCAATCAATGACGAATGTTACAAACCGACCTCCTCTGATCATGGAAGAACAGAGTTAGTAGCTGGAGAttgtatttctctatcatgCGGGGCTCTGAGTGACTGTTCCAATATTACCTGGTTGTTCGGTTACAACTCTACAATGACTGTAGAATTGGTTGACAAAGGGAAGGTTAGGTCTGAATACAAGAAAGAAAGAGTATGTGTCACAAAGGAGTGTTCTCTGGAGGTAAAGAAGATGCGAAAGGAAGATGAAGGTCCTTACACCTGCAGATCCATCCTATCATCAGGAGGACACGTTGATCATATACGATATGATCTAAAACTAATCA CAAGCACACGCAGACCAACCACAACCAAAGTGAAAG CAAACACAGCTTGCACAAGCACATCCAAACCAACGACTACACCAGTGAAAG ccagcagcagcccagCAGCAAGGCCCTCAACATcaacaccaaccacacacacactgaacg CTCCTACAGCGGGGGTCCTGCTGCGGGTCCTGGTGCTGCTGGGCTTCTCTGTCCTGACCCTGGTGGTTCTGCTCCGCCTCATTGGCTGGTGGAGAaccagag GTAACAGGGCAGCAACAGAAGAGTGCATT GGTCTGAACTCTGCCAGCGACGCCCTGCCAGCCAGAGAACGCCTCGGCCCAGGGGCCAGTGACCAG CAGCAGCACAGTGTGGATATGGACCTGGACTGGGCTCCCAGGGGCCCCTCTGTGGTCCAGCGTGGTGGGCAGAGGGCAGTAGGCTCAGCACAG GACCAAGAGGATCCTGGTGAACTTAGCGATGCGGCTACCTATGAAAACCTGAGGGCCCCTCCCAGATGTGCTGGGGACACTGCAGACACGGGCGTCCATTTTGTCACCGTCCACCAACTGTCAAAATGA
- the LOC132449501 gene encoding uncharacterized protein LOC132449501 isoform X9, protein MVPSPSCRDTSINDECYKPTSSDHGRTELVAGDCISLSCGALSDCSNITWLFGYNSTMTVELVDKGKVRSEYKKERVCVTKECSLEVKKMRKEDEGPYTCRSILSSGGHVDHIRYDLKLITSTRRPTTTKVKVFLTHGVANTACTSTSKPTTTPVKAPTAGVLLRVLVLLGFSVLTLVVLLRLIGWWRTRGNRAATEECIGLNSASDALPARERLGPGASDQQQHSVDMDLDWAPRGPSVVQRGGQRAVGSAQDQEDPGELSDAATYENLRAPPRCAGDTADTGVHFVTVHQLSK, encoded by the exons ATGGTTCCTTCTCCGTCATGCAGAG ATACTTCAATCAATGACGAATGTTACAAACCGACCTCCTCTGATCATGGAAGAACAGAGTTAGTAGCTGGAGAttgtatttctctatcatgCGGGGCTCTGAGTGACTGTTCCAATATTACCTGGTTGTTCGGTTACAACTCTACAATGACTGTAGAATTGGTTGACAAAGGGAAGGTTAGGTCTGAATACAAGAAAGAAAGAGTATGTGTCACAAAGGAGTGTTCTCTGGAGGTAAAGAAGATGCGAAAGGAAGATGAAGGTCCTTACACCTGCAGATCCATCCTATCATCAGGAGGACACGTTGATCATATACGATATGATCTAAAACTAATCA CAAGCACACGCAGACCAACCACAACCAAAGTGAAAG TGTTTTTGACACATGGCGTAGCAAACACAGCTTGCACAAGCACATCCAAACCAACGACTACACCAGTGAAAG CTCCTACAGCGGGGGTCCTGCTGCGGGTCCTGGTGCTGCTGGGCTTCTCTGTCCTGACCCTGGTGGTTCTGCTCCGCCTCATTGGCTGGTGGAGAaccagag GTAACAGGGCAGCAACAGAAGAGTGCATT GGTCTGAACTCTGCCAGCGACGCCCTGCCAGCCAGAGAACGCCTCGGCCCAGGGGCCAGTGACCAG CAGCAGCACAGTGTGGATATGGACCTGGACTGGGCTCCCAGGGGCCCCTCTGTGGTCCAGCGTGGTGGGCAGAGGGCAGTAGGCTCAGCACAG GACCAAGAGGATCCTGGTGAACTTAGCGATGCGGCTACCTATGAAAACCTGAGGGCCCCTCCCAGATGTGCTGGGGACACTGCAGACACGGGCGTCCATTTTGTCACCGTCCACCAACTGTCAAAATGA
- the LOC132449501 gene encoding uncharacterized protein LOC132449501 isoform X4, translating to MVPSPSCRDTSINDECYKPTSSDHGRTELVAGDCISLSCGALSDCSNITWLFGYNSTMTVELVDKGKVRSEYKKERVCVTKECSLEVKKMRKEDEGPYTCRSILSSGGHVDHIRYDLKLITSTRRPTTTKVKANTACTSTSKPTTTPVKGAASSSPAARPSTSTPTTHTLNAPTAGVLLRVLVLLGFSVLTLVVLLRLIGWWRTRGNRAATEECIGLNSASDALPARERLGPGASDQQQHSVDMDLDWAPRGPSVVQRGGQRAVGSAQDQEDPGELSDAATYENLRAPPRCAGDTADTGVHFVTVHQLSK from the exons ATGGTTCCTTCTCCGTCATGCAGAG ATACTTCAATCAATGACGAATGTTACAAACCGACCTCCTCTGATCATGGAAGAACAGAGTTAGTAGCTGGAGAttgtatttctctatcatgCGGGGCTCTGAGTGACTGTTCCAATATTACCTGGTTGTTCGGTTACAACTCTACAATGACTGTAGAATTGGTTGACAAAGGGAAGGTTAGGTCTGAATACAAGAAAGAAAGAGTATGTGTCACAAAGGAGTGTTCTCTGGAGGTAAAGAAGATGCGAAAGGAAGATGAAGGTCCTTACACCTGCAGATCCATCCTATCATCAGGAGGACACGTTGATCATATACGATATGATCTAAAACTAATCA CAAGCACACGCAGACCAACCACAACCAAAGTGAAAG CAAACACAGCTTGCACAAGCACATCCAAACCAACGACTACACCAGTGAAAG gagcagccagcagcagcccagCAGCAAGGCCCTCAACATcaacaccaaccacacacacactgaacg CTCCTACAGCGGGGGTCCTGCTGCGGGTCCTGGTGCTGCTGGGCTTCTCTGTCCTGACCCTGGTGGTTCTGCTCCGCCTCATTGGCTGGTGGAGAaccagag GTAACAGGGCAGCAACAGAAGAGTGCATT GGTCTGAACTCTGCCAGCGACGCCCTGCCAGCCAGAGAACGCCTCGGCCCAGGGGCCAGTGACCAG CAGCAGCACAGTGTGGATATGGACCTGGACTGGGCTCCCAGGGGCCCCTCTGTGGTCCAGCGTGGTGGGCAGAGGGCAGTAGGCTCAGCACAG GACCAAGAGGATCCTGGTGAACTTAGCGATGCGGCTACCTATGAAAACCTGAGGGCCCCTCCCAGATGTGCTGGGGACACTGCAGACACGGGCGTCCATTTTGTCACCGTCCACCAACTGTCAAAATGA
- the LOC132449501 gene encoding uncharacterized protein LOC132449501 isoform X7, with protein sequence MVPSPSCRDTSINDECYKPTSSDHGRTELVAGDCISLSCGALSDCSNITWLFGYNSTMTVELVDKGKVRSEYKKERVCVTKECSLEVKKMRKEDEGPYTCRSILSSGGHVDHIRYDLKLITNTACTSTSKPTTTPVKGAASSSPAARPSTSTPTTHTLNAPTAGVLLRVLVLLGFSVLTLVVLLRLIGWWRTRGNRAATEECIGLNSASDALPARERLGPGASDQQQHSVDMDLDWAPRGPSVVQRGGQRAVGSAQDQEDPGELSDAATYENLRAPPRCAGDTADTGVHFVTVHQLSK encoded by the exons ATGGTTCCTTCTCCGTCATGCAGAG ATACTTCAATCAATGACGAATGTTACAAACCGACCTCCTCTGATCATGGAAGAACAGAGTTAGTAGCTGGAGAttgtatttctctatcatgCGGGGCTCTGAGTGACTGTTCCAATATTACCTGGTTGTTCGGTTACAACTCTACAATGACTGTAGAATTGGTTGACAAAGGGAAGGTTAGGTCTGAATACAAGAAAGAAAGAGTATGTGTCACAAAGGAGTGTTCTCTGGAGGTAAAGAAGATGCGAAAGGAAGATGAAGGTCCTTACACCTGCAGATCCATCCTATCATCAGGAGGACACGTTGATCATATACGATATGATCTAAAACTAATCA CAAACACAGCTTGCACAAGCACATCCAAACCAACGACTACACCAGTGAAAG gagcagccagcagcagcccagCAGCAAGGCCCTCAACATcaacaccaaccacacacacactgaacg CTCCTACAGCGGGGGTCCTGCTGCGGGTCCTGGTGCTGCTGGGCTTCTCTGTCCTGACCCTGGTGGTTCTGCTCCGCCTCATTGGCTGGTGGAGAaccagag GTAACAGGGCAGCAACAGAAGAGTGCATT GGTCTGAACTCTGCCAGCGACGCCCTGCCAGCCAGAGAACGCCTCGGCCCAGGGGCCAGTGACCAG CAGCAGCACAGTGTGGATATGGACCTGGACTGGGCTCCCAGGGGCCCCTCTGTGGTCCAGCGTGGTGGGCAGAGGGCAGTAGGCTCAGCACAG GACCAAGAGGATCCTGGTGAACTTAGCGATGCGGCTACCTATGAAAACCTGAGGGCCCCTCCCAGATGTGCTGGGGACACTGCAGACACGGGCGTCCATTTTGTCACCGTCCACCAACTGTCAAAATGA
- the LOC132449501 gene encoding uncharacterized protein LOC132449501 isoform X1, producing the protein MVPSPSCRDTSINDECYKPTSSDHGRTELVAGDCISLSCGALSDCSNITWLFGYNSTMTVELVDKGKVRSEYKKERVCVTKECSLEVKKMRKEDEGPYTCRSILSSGGHVDHIRYDLKLITSTRRPTTTKVKVFLTHGVANTACTSTSKPTTTPVKGAASSSPAARPSTSTPTTHTLNAPTAGVLLRVLVLLGFSVLTLVVLLRLIGWWRTRGNRAATEECIGLNSASDALPARERLGPGASDQQQHSVDMDLDWAPRGPSVVQRGGQRAVGSAQDQEDPGELSDAATYENLRAPPRCAGDTADTGVHFVTVHQLSK; encoded by the exons ATGGTTCCTTCTCCGTCATGCAGAG ATACTTCAATCAATGACGAATGTTACAAACCGACCTCCTCTGATCATGGAAGAACAGAGTTAGTAGCTGGAGAttgtatttctctatcatgCGGGGCTCTGAGTGACTGTTCCAATATTACCTGGTTGTTCGGTTACAACTCTACAATGACTGTAGAATTGGTTGACAAAGGGAAGGTTAGGTCTGAATACAAGAAAGAAAGAGTATGTGTCACAAAGGAGTGTTCTCTGGAGGTAAAGAAGATGCGAAAGGAAGATGAAGGTCCTTACACCTGCAGATCCATCCTATCATCAGGAGGACACGTTGATCATATACGATATGATCTAAAACTAATCA CAAGCACACGCAGACCAACCACAACCAAAGTGAAAG TGTTTTTGACACATGGCGTAGCAAACACAGCTTGCACAAGCACATCCAAACCAACGACTACACCAGTGAAAG gagcagccagcagcagcccagCAGCAAGGCCCTCAACATcaacaccaaccacacacacactgaacg CTCCTACAGCGGGGGTCCTGCTGCGGGTCCTGGTGCTGCTGGGCTTCTCTGTCCTGACCCTGGTGGTTCTGCTCCGCCTCATTGGCTGGTGGAGAaccagag GTAACAGGGCAGCAACAGAAGAGTGCATT GGTCTGAACTCTGCCAGCGACGCCCTGCCAGCCAGAGAACGCCTCGGCCCAGGGGCCAGTGACCAG CAGCAGCACAGTGTGGATATGGACCTGGACTGGGCTCCCAGGGGCCCCTCTGTGGTCCAGCGTGGTGGGCAGAGGGCAGTAGGCTCAGCACAG GACCAAGAGGATCCTGGTGAACTTAGCGATGCGGCTACCTATGAAAACCTGAGGGCCCCTCCCAGATGTGCTGGGGACACTGCAGACACGGGCGTCCATTTTGTCACCGTCCACCAACTGTCAAAATGA
- the LOC132449501 gene encoding uncharacterized protein LOC132449501 isoform X10 codes for MVPSPSCRDTSINDECYKPTSSDHGRTELVAGDCISLSCGALSDCSNITWLFGYNSTMTVELVDKGKVRSEYKKERVCVTKECSLEVKKMRKEDEGPYTCRSILSSGGHVDHIRYDLKLITSTRRPTTTKVKVFLTHGVANTACTSTSKPTTTPVKGAASSSPAARPSTSTPTTHTLNAPTAGVLLRVLVLLGFSVLTLVVLLRLIGWWRTRGNRAATEECIGLNSASDALPARERLGPGASDQDQEDPGELSDAATYENLRAPPRCAGDTADTGVHFVTVHQLSK; via the exons ATGGTTCCTTCTCCGTCATGCAGAG ATACTTCAATCAATGACGAATGTTACAAACCGACCTCCTCTGATCATGGAAGAACAGAGTTAGTAGCTGGAGAttgtatttctctatcatgCGGGGCTCTGAGTGACTGTTCCAATATTACCTGGTTGTTCGGTTACAACTCTACAATGACTGTAGAATTGGTTGACAAAGGGAAGGTTAGGTCTGAATACAAGAAAGAAAGAGTATGTGTCACAAAGGAGTGTTCTCTGGAGGTAAAGAAGATGCGAAAGGAAGATGAAGGTCCTTACACCTGCAGATCCATCCTATCATCAGGAGGACACGTTGATCATATACGATATGATCTAAAACTAATCA CAAGCACACGCAGACCAACCACAACCAAAGTGAAAG TGTTTTTGACACATGGCGTAGCAAACACAGCTTGCACAAGCACATCCAAACCAACGACTACACCAGTGAAAG gagcagccagcagcagcccagCAGCAAGGCCCTCAACATcaacaccaaccacacacacactgaacg CTCCTACAGCGGGGGTCCTGCTGCGGGTCCTGGTGCTGCTGGGCTTCTCTGTCCTGACCCTGGTGGTTCTGCTCCGCCTCATTGGCTGGTGGAGAaccagag GTAACAGGGCAGCAACAGAAGAGTGCATT GGTCTGAACTCTGCCAGCGACGCCCTGCCAGCCAGAGAACGCCTCGGCCCAGGGGCCAGTGACCAG GACCAAGAGGATCCTGGTGAACTTAGCGATGCGGCTACCTATGAAAACCTGAGGGCCCCTCCCAGATGTGCTGGGGACACTGCAGACACGGGCGTCCATTTTGTCACCGTCCACCAACTGTCAAAATGA
- the LOC132449501 gene encoding uncharacterized protein LOC132449501 isoform X3 encodes MVPSPSCRDTSINDECYKPTSSDHGRTELVAGDCISLSCGALSDCSNITWLFGYNSTMTVELVDKGKVRSEYKKERVCVTKECSLEVKKMRKEDEGPYTCRSILSSGGHVDHIRYDLKLITSTRRPTTTKVKVANTACTSTSKPTTTPVKGAASSSPAARPSTSTPTTHTLNAPTAGVLLRVLVLLGFSVLTLVVLLRLIGWWRTRGNRAATEECIGLNSASDALPARERLGPGASDQQQHSVDMDLDWAPRGPSVVQRGGQRAVGSAQDQEDPGELSDAATYENLRAPPRCAGDTADTGVHFVTVHQLSK; translated from the exons ATGGTTCCTTCTCCGTCATGCAGAG ATACTTCAATCAATGACGAATGTTACAAACCGACCTCCTCTGATCATGGAAGAACAGAGTTAGTAGCTGGAGAttgtatttctctatcatgCGGGGCTCTGAGTGACTGTTCCAATATTACCTGGTTGTTCGGTTACAACTCTACAATGACTGTAGAATTGGTTGACAAAGGGAAGGTTAGGTCTGAATACAAGAAAGAAAGAGTATGTGTCACAAAGGAGTGTTCTCTGGAGGTAAAGAAGATGCGAAAGGAAGATGAAGGTCCTTACACCTGCAGATCCATCCTATCATCAGGAGGACACGTTGATCATATACGATATGATCTAAAACTAATCA CAAGCACACGCAGACCAACCACAACCAAAGTGAAAG TAGCAAACACAGCTTGCACAAGCACATCCAAACCAACGACTACACCAGTGAAAG gagcagccagcagcagcccagCAGCAAGGCCCTCAACATcaacaccaaccacacacacactgaacg CTCCTACAGCGGGGGTCCTGCTGCGGGTCCTGGTGCTGCTGGGCTTCTCTGTCCTGACCCTGGTGGTTCTGCTCCGCCTCATTGGCTGGTGGAGAaccagag GTAACAGGGCAGCAACAGAAGAGTGCATT GGTCTGAACTCTGCCAGCGACGCCCTGCCAGCCAGAGAACGCCTCGGCCCAGGGGCCAGTGACCAG CAGCAGCACAGTGTGGATATGGACCTGGACTGGGCTCCCAGGGGCCCCTCTGTGGTCCAGCGTGGTGGGCAGAGGGCAGTAGGCTCAGCACAG GACCAAGAGGATCCTGGTGAACTTAGCGATGCGGCTACCTATGAAAACCTGAGGGCCCCTCCCAGATGTGCTGGGGACACTGCAGACACGGGCGTCCATTTTGTCACCGTCCACCAACTGTCAAAATGA
- the LOC132449501 gene encoding uncharacterized protein LOC132449501 isoform X11, translating into MVPSPSCRDTSINDECYKPTSSDHGRTELVAGDCISLSCGALSDCSNITWLFGYNSTMTVELVDKGKVRSEYKKERVCVTKECSLEVKKMRKEDEGPYTCRSILSSGGHVDHIRYDLKLITSTRRPTTTKVKVFLTHGVANTACTSTSKPTTTPVKGAASSSPAARPSTSTPTTHTLNAPTAGVLLRVLVLLGFSVLTLVVLLRLIGWWRTRGNRAATEECIGLNSASDALPARERLGPGASDQVFISSSSPVGLKELIFSHVNV; encoded by the exons ATGGTTCCTTCTCCGTCATGCAGAG ATACTTCAATCAATGACGAATGTTACAAACCGACCTCCTCTGATCATGGAAGAACAGAGTTAGTAGCTGGAGAttgtatttctctatcatgCGGGGCTCTGAGTGACTGTTCCAATATTACCTGGTTGTTCGGTTACAACTCTACAATGACTGTAGAATTGGTTGACAAAGGGAAGGTTAGGTCTGAATACAAGAAAGAAAGAGTATGTGTCACAAAGGAGTGTTCTCTGGAGGTAAAGAAGATGCGAAAGGAAGATGAAGGTCCTTACACCTGCAGATCCATCCTATCATCAGGAGGACACGTTGATCATATACGATATGATCTAAAACTAATCA CAAGCACACGCAGACCAACCACAACCAAAGTGAAAG TGTTTTTGACACATGGCGTAGCAAACACAGCTTGCACAAGCACATCCAAACCAACGACTACACCAGTGAAAG gagcagccagcagcagcccagCAGCAAGGCCCTCAACATcaacaccaaccacacacacactgaacg CTCCTACAGCGGGGGTCCTGCTGCGGGTCCTGGTGCTGCTGGGCTTCTCTGTCCTGACCCTGGTGGTTCTGCTCCGCCTCATTGGCTGGTGGAGAaccagag GTAACAGGGCAGCAACAGAAGAGTGCATT GGTCTGAACTCTGCCAGCGACGCCCTGCCAGCCAGAGAACGCCTCGGCCCAGGGGCCAGTGACCAG GTTTTTATCTCTAGTTCCTCCCCTGTGGGATTAAAGGAGTTAATCTTCTCTCATGTGAATGTGTAG